From the Amblyraja radiata isolate CabotCenter1 chromosome 26, sAmbRad1.1.pri, whole genome shotgun sequence genome, one window contains:
- the anapc11 gene encoding anaphase-promoting complex subunit 11, with the protein MRVKVKRWNAIATWFWVANDENCGICRTAFNGCCPDCKVPGDDCPLVWGQCSHCFHMHCILKWLNSQQVQQHCPMCRQEWKFKE; encoded by the exons ATGCGAGTGAAGGTGAAGCGCTGGAACGCCATCGCCACTTGGTTCTGGGTGGCGAACGACGAGAACTGTGGCATTTGCCGGACGGCGTTTAATGGCTGCTGCCCAGACT GTAAAGTTCCAGGAGATGACTGCCCATTGGTTTGGGGCCAGTGCTCCCATTGTTTCCACATGCACTGCATTCTGAAATGGCTGAATTCTCAGCAGGTACAGCAACATTGTCCGATGTGTCGACAAGAATGGAAGTTTAAGGAATGA